The Bos indicus x Bos taurus breed Angus x Brahman F1 hybrid chromosome 3, Bos_hybrid_MaternalHap_v2.0, whole genome shotgun sequence genome includes a window with the following:
- the LOC113882937 gene encoding trichohyalin-like has protein sequence MDERRLQVSDGRPELGNDERNQDREQRPAPRQEERIEQRDQIPLSRDEERNPVRELSPEPQIDERHRLREQGPEPRGDDRRQIRDQRPTSTEDERLGVRDQTLRARDERRLQVRDVRPEIGDDERSQDREQRPAPRQEERIQRRDQIPLSRDEERNPVRELSPEPQIDERHRLQEQGPEPRGDDRRQIRDQRPTSTEDERLGVRDQTLRARDERRLQVRDVRPEIGDDERSQDREQRPAPRQEERIQRRDQIPLSRDEERNPVRELSPEPQIDERHRLREQGPEPRGDDRRQIRDQRPTSTEDERLGVRDQTLRARDERRLQVRDVRPEIGDDERSQDREQRPAPRQEERIQRRDQIPLSRDEERNPVRELSPEPQIDERHRLREQGPEPRGDDRRQIRDQRPTSTEDERLGVRDQTLRARHERRLQVRDVRPEIGDDERSQDREQRPAPRQEERIQRRDQIPLSRDEERNPVRELSPEPQIDERHRLREQGPEPRGDDRRQIRDQRPTSTEDERLGVRDQTLRARDERRLQVRDVRPEIGDDERSQDREQRPAPRQEERIQRRDQIPLSRDEERNPVRELSPEPQIDERHRLREQGPEPRGDDRRQIRDQRPTSTEDERLGVRDQTLRARDERRLQVRDVRPEIGDDERSQDREQRPAPRQEERIQRRDQIPLSRDEERNPVRELSPEPQIDERHRLREQGPEPRGDDRRQIRDQRPTSTEDERLGVRDQTLRARDERRLQVRDVRPEIGDDERSQDREQRPAPRQEERIQRRDQIPLSRDEERNPVRELSPEPQIDERHRLREQGPEPRGDDRRQIRDQRPTSTEDERLGVRDQTLRARDERRLQVRDVRPEIGDDERSQDREQRPAPRQEERIQRRDQIPLSRDEERNPVRELSPEPQIDERHRLREQGPEPRGDDRRQIRDQRPTSTEDERLGVRDQTLRARDERRLQVRDVRPEIGDDERSQDREQRPAPRQEERIQRRDQIPLSRDEERNPVRELSPEPQIDERHRLREQGPEPRGDDRRQIRDQRPTSTEDERLGVRDQTLRARDERRLQVRDVRPEIGDDERSQDREQRPAPRQEERIQRRDQIPLSRDEERNPVRELSPEPQIDERHRLREQGPEPRGDDRRQIRDQRPTSTEDERLGVRDQTLRARDERRLQVRDVRPEIGDDERSQDREQRPAPRQEERIQRRDQIPLSRDEERNPVRELSPEPQIDERHRLREQGPEPRGDDRRQIRDQRPTSTEDERLGVRDQTLRARDERRLQVRDVRPEIGDDERSQDREQRPAPRQEERIQRRDQIPLSRDEERNPVRELSPEPQIDERHRLREQGPEPRGDDRRQIRDQRPTSTEDERLGVRDQTLRARDERRLQVRDVRPEIGDDERSQDREQRPAPRQEERIQRRDQIPLSRDEERNPVRELSPEPQIDERHRLREQGPEPRGDDRRQIRDQRPTSTEDERLGVRDQTLRARDERRLQVRDVRPEIGDDERSQDREQRPAPRQEERIQRRDQIPLSRDEERNPVRELSPEPQIDERHRLREQGPEPRGDDRRQIRDQRPTSTEDERLGVRDQTLRARDERRLQVRDVRPEIGDDERSQDREQRPAPRQEERIQRRDQIPLSRDEERNPVRELSPEPQIDERHRLREQGPEPRGDDRRQIRDQRPTSTEDERLGVRDQTLRARDERRLQVRDVRPEIGDDERSQDREQRPAPRQEERIQRRDQIPLSRDEERNPVRELSPEPQIDERHRLREQGPEPRGDDRRQIRDQRPTSTEDERLGVRDQTLRARHERRLQVRDVRPEIGDDERSQDREQRPAPRQEERIQRRDQIPLSRDEERNPVRELSPEPQIDERHRLREQGPEPRGDDRRQIRDQRPTSTEDERLGVRDQTLRARDERRLQVRDVRPEIGDDERSQDREQRPAPRQEERIQRRDQIPLSRDEERNPVRELSPEPQIDERHRLREQGPEPRGDDRRQIRDQRPTSTEDERLGVRDQTLRARDERRLQVRDVRPEIGDDERSQDREQRPAPRQEERIQRRDQIPLSRDEERNPVRELSPEPQIDERHRLREQGPEPRGDDRRQIRDQRPTSTEDERLGVRDQTLRARHERRLQVRDVRPEIGDDERSQDREQRPAPRQEERIQRRDQIPLSRDEERNPVRELSPEPQMDERHHLREQGPEPRGDDRRQIRDQRPTSTEDERLGVRDQTLRARDERRLQVRDVRPEIVDDERSQDREQRPAPRQKNGSNVETRSPYQGMRRETQ, from the coding sequence ATGGATGAGAGGAGACTTCAAGTAAGCGATGGGAGACCTGAACTTGGAAATGATGAGAGAAACCAAGACAGGGAACAGAGACCAGCTCCAAGACAGGAAGAACGGATCGAACAGAGAGACCAGATCCCTTTATCAAGGGATGAGGAGAGAAACCCAGTGAGAGAGCTGAGTCCTGAACCCCAGATTGATGAGAGACACCGCCTTCGGGAGCAGGGACCGGAACCCAGGGGTGATGACAGAAGACAAATTAGGGACCAGAGACCAACTTCAACAGAAGATGAGAGACTTGGAGTCAGAGACCAAACCCTAAGAGCAAGGGATGAGAGGAGACTCCAAGTAAGAGATGTGAGACCAGAAATTGGAGATGATGAGAGAAGCCAAGACAGGGAGCAGAGGCCAGCTCCAAGACAGGAAGAACGGATCCAACGTAGAGACCAGATCCCCTTATCAAGGGATGAGGAGAGAAACCCAGTGAGAGAGCTGAGTCCTGAACCCCAGATTGATGAGAGACACCGCCTTCAGGAGCAAGGACCGGAACCCAGGGGTGATGACAGAAGACAAATTAGGGACCAGAGACCAACTTCAACAGAAGATGAGAGACTTGGAGTCAGAGACCAAACCCTAAGAGCAAGGGATGAGAGGAGACTCCAAGTAAGAGATGTGAGACCAGAAATTGGAGATGATGAGAGAAGCCAAGACAGGGAGCAGAGGCCAGCTCCAAGACAGGAAGAACGGATCCAACGTAGAGACCAGATCCCCTTATCAAGGGATGAGGAGAGAAACCCAGTGAGAGAGCTGAGTCCTGAACCCCAGATTGATGAGAGACACCGCCTTCGGGAGCAAGGACCGGAACCCAGGGGTGATGACAGAAGACAAATTAGGGACCAGAGACCAACTTCAACAGAAGATGAGAGACTTGGAGTCAGAGACCAAACCCTAAGAGCAAGGGATGAGAGGAGACTCCAAGTAAGAGATGTGAGACCAGAAATTGGAGATGATGAGAGAAGCCAAGACAGGGAGCAGAGGCCAGCTCCAAGACAGGAAGAACGGATCCAACGTAGAGACCAGATCCCCTTATCAAGGGATGAGGAGAGAAACCCAGTGAGAGAGCTGAGTCCTGAACCCCAGATTGATGAGAGACACCGCCTTCGGGAGCAAGGACCGGAACCCAGGGGTGATGACAGAAGACAAATTAGGGACCAGAGACCAACTTCAACAGAAGATGAGAGACTTGGAGTCAGAGACCAAACCCTAAGAGCAAGGCATGAGAGGAGACTCCAAGTAAGAGATGTGAGACCAGAAATTGGAGATGATGAGAGAAGCCAAGACAGGGAGCAGAGGCCAGCTCCAAGACAGGAAGAACGGATCCAACGTAGAGACCAGATCCCCTTATCAAGGGATGAGGAGAGAAACCCAGTGAGAGAGCTGAGTCCTGAACCCCAGATTGATGAGAGACACCGCCTTCGGGAGCAAGGACCGGAACCCAGGGGTGATGACAGAAGACAAATTAGGGACCAGAGACCAACTTCAACAGAAGATGAGAGACTTGGAGTCAGAGACCAAACCCTAAGAGCAAGGGATGAGAGGAGACTCCAAGTAAGAGATGTGAGACCAGAAATTGGAGATGATGAGAGAAGCCAAGACAGGGAGCAGAGGCCAGCTCCAAGACAGGAAGAACGGATCCAACGTAGAGACCAGATCCCCTTATCAAGGGATGAGGAGAGAAACCCAGTGAGAGAGCTGAGTCCTGAACCCCAGATTGATGAGAGACACCGCCTTCGGGAGCAAGGACCGGAACCCAGGGGTGATGACAGAAGACAAATTAGGGACCAGAGACCAACTTCAACAGAAGATGAGAGACTTGGAGTCAGAGACCAAACCCTAAGAGCAAGGGATGAGAGGAGACTCCAAGTAAGAGATGTGAGACCAGAAATTGGAGATGATGAGAGAAGCCAAGACAGGGAGCAGAGGCCAGCTCCAAGACAGGAAGAACGGATCCAACGTAGAGACCAGATCCCCTTATCAAGGGATGAGGAGAGAAACCCAGTGAGAGAGCTGAGTCCTGAACCCCAGATTGATGAGAGACACCGCCTTCGGGAGCAAGGACCGGAACCCAGGGGTGATGACAGAAGACAAATTAGGGACCAGAGACCAACTTCAACAGAAGATGAGAGACTTGGAGTCAGAGACCAAACCCTAAGAGCAAGGGATGAGAGGAGACTCCAAGTAAGAGATGTGAGACCAGAAATTGGAGATGATGAGAGAAGCCAAGACAGGGAGCAGAGGCCAGCTCCAAGACAGGAAGAACGGATCCAACGTAGAGACCAGATCCCCTTATCAAGGGATGAGGAGAGAAACCCAGTGAGAGAGCTGAGTCCTGAACCCCAGATTGATGAGAGACACCGCCTTCGGGAGCAAGGACCGGAACCCAGGGGTGATGACAGAAGACAAATTAGGGACCAGAGACCAACTTCAACAGAAGATGAGAGACTTGGAGTCAGAGACCAAACCCTAAGAGCAAGGGATGAGAGGAGACTCCAAGTAAGAGATGTGAGACCAGAAATTGGAGATGATGAGAGAAGCCAAGACAGGGAGCAGAGGCCAGCTCCAAGACAGGAAGAACGGATCCAACGTAGAGACCAGATCCCCTTATCAAGGGATGAGGAGAGAAACCCAGTGAGAGAGCTGAGTCCTGAACCCCAGATTGATGAGAGACACCGCCTTCGGGAGCAAGGACCGGAACCCAGGGGTGATGACAGAAGACAAATTAGGGACCAGAGACCAACTTCAACAGAAGATGAGAGACTTGGAGTCAGAGACCAAACCCTAAGAGCAAGGGATGAGAGGAGACTCCAAGTAAGAGATGTGAGACCAGAAATTGGAGATGATGAGAGAAGCCAAGACAGGGAGCAGAGGCCAGCTCCAAGACAGGAAGAACGGATCCAACGTAGAGACCAGATCCCCTTATCAAGGGATGAGGAGAGAAACCCAGTGAGAGAGCTGAGTCCTGAACCCCAGATTGATGAGAGACACCGCCTTCGGGAGCAAGGACCGGAACCCAGGGGTGATGACAGAAGACAAATTAGGGACCAGAGACCAACTTCAACAGAAGATGAGAGACTTGGAGTCAGAGACCAAACCCTAAGAGCAAGGGATGAGAGGAGACTCCAAGTAAGAGATGTGAGACCAGAAATTGGAGATGATGAGAGAAGCCAAGACAGGGAGCAGAGGCCAGCTCCAAGACAGGAAGAACGGATCCAACGTAGAGACCAGATCCCCTTATCAAGGGATGAGGAGAGAAACCCAGTGAGAGAGCTGAGTCCTGAACCCCAGATTGATGAGAGACACCGCCTTCGGGAGCAAGGACCGGAACCCAGGGGTGATGACAGAAGACAAATTAGGGACCAGAGACCAACTTCAACAGAAGATGAGAGACTTGGAGTCAGAGACCAAACCCTAAGAGCAAGGGATGAGAGGAGACTCCAAGTAAGAGATGTGAGACCAGAAATTGGAGATGATGAGAGAAGCCAAGACAGGGAGCAGAGGCCAGCTCCAAGACAGGAAGAACGGATCCAACGTAGAGACCAGATCCCCTTATCAAGGGATGAGGAGAGAAACCCAGTGAGAGAGCTGAGTCCTGAACCCCAGATTGATGAGAGACACCGCCTTCGGGAGCAAGGACCGGAACCCAGGGGTGATGACAGAAGACAAATTAGGGACCAGAGACCAACTTCAACAGAAGATGAGAGACTTGGAGTCAGAGACCAAACCCTAAGAGCAAGGGATGAGAGGAGACTCCAAGTAAGAGATGTGAGACCAGAAATTGGAGATGATGAGAGAAGCCAAGACAGGGAGCAGAGGCCAGCTCCAAGACAGGAAGAACGGATCCAACGTAGAGACCAGATCCCCTTATCAAGGGATGAGGAGAGAAACCCAGTGAGAGAGCTGAGTCCTGAACCCCAGATTGATGAGAGACACCGCCTTCGGGAGCAAGGACCGGAACCCAGGGGTGATGACAGAAGACAAATTAGGGACCAGAGACCAACTTCAACAGAAGATGAGAGACTTGGAGTCAGAGACCAAACCCTAAGAGCAAGGGATGAGAGGAGACTCCAAGTAAGAGATGTGAGACCAGAAATTGGAGATGATGAGAGAAGCCAAGACAGGGAGCAGAGGCCAGCTCCAAGACAGGAAGAACGGATCCAACGTAGAGACCAGATCCCCTTATCAAGGGATGAGGAGAGAAACCCAGTGAGAGAGCTGAGTCCTGAACCCCAGATTGATGAGAGACACCGCCTTCGGGAGCAAGGACCGGAACCCAGGGGTGATGACAGAAGACAAATTAGGGACCAGAGACCAACTTCAACAGAAGATGAGAGACTTGGAGTCAGAGACCAAACCCTAAGAGCAAGGGATGAGAGGAGACTCCAAGTAAGAGATGTGAGACCAGAAATTGGAGATGATGAGAGAAGCCAAGACAGGGAGCAGAGGCCAGCTCCAAGACAGGAAGAACGGATCCAACGTAGAGACCAGATCCCCTTATCAAGGGATGAGGAGAGAAACCCAGTGAGAGAGCTGAGTCCTGAACCCCAGATTGATGAGAGACACCGCCTTCGGGAGCAAGGACCGGAACCCAGGGGTGATGACAGAAGACAAATTAGGGACCAGAGACCAACTTCAACAGAAGATGAGAGACTTGGAGTCAGAGACCAAACCCTAAGAGCAAGGGATGAGAGGAGACTCCAAGTAAGAGATGTGAGACCAGAAATTGGAGATGATGAGAGAAGCCAAGACAGGGAGCAGAGGCCAGCTCCAAGACAGGAAGAACGGATCCAACGTAGAGACCAGATCCCCTTATCAAGGGATGAGGAGAGAAACCCAGTGAGAGAGCTGAGTCCTGAACCCCAGATTGATGAGAGACACCGCCTTCGGGAGCAAGGACCGGAACCCAGGGGTGATGACAGAAGACAAATTAGGGACCAGAGACCAACTTCAACAGAAGATGAGAGACTTGGAGTCAGAGACCAAACCCTAAGAGCAAGGGATGAGAGGAGACTCCAAGTAAGAGATGTGAGACCAGAAATTGGAGATGATGAGAGAAGCCAAGACAGGGAGCAGAGGCCAGCTCCAAGACAGGAAGAACGGATCCAACGTAGAGACCAGATCCCCTTATCAAGGGATGAGGAGAGAAACCCAGTGAGAGAGCTGAGTCCTGAACCCCAGATTGATGAGAGACACCGCCTTCGGGAGCAAGGACCGGAACCCAGGGGTGATGACAGAAGACAAATTAGGGACCAGAGACCAACTTCAACAGAAGATGAGAGACTTGGAGTCAGAGACCAAACCCTAAGAGCAAGGCATGAGAGGAGACTCCAAGTAAGAGATGTGAGACCAGAAATTGGAGATGATGAGAGAAGCCAAGACAGGGAGCAGAGGCCAGCTCCAAGACAGGAAGAACGGATCCAACGTAGAGACCAGATCCCCTTATCAAGGGATGAGGAGAGAAACCCAGTGAGAGAGCTGAGTCCTGAACCCCAGATTGATGAGAGACACCGCCTTCGGGAGCAAGGACCGGAACCCAGGGGTGATGACAGAAGACAAATTAGGGACCAGAGACCAACTTCAACAGAAGATGAGAGACTTGGAGTCAGAGACCAAACCCTAAGAGCAAGGGATGAGAGGAGACTCCAAGTAAGAGATGTGAGACCAGAAATTGGAGATGATGAGAGAAGCCAAGACAGGGAGCAGAGGCCAGCTCCAAGACAGGAAGAACGGATCCAACGTAGAGACCAGATCCCCTTATCAAGGGATGAGGAGAGAAACCCAGTGAGAGAGCTGAGTCCTGAACCCCAGATTGATGAGAGACACCGCCTTCGGGAGCAAGGACCGGAACCCAGGGGTGATGACAGAAGACAAATTAGGGACCAGAGACCAACTTCAACAGAAGATGAGAGACTTGGAGTCAGAGACCAAACCCTAAGAGCAAGGGATGAGAGGAGACTCCAAGTAAGAGATGTGAGACCAGAAATTGGAGATGATGAGAGAAGCCAAGACAGGGAGCAGAGGCCAGCTCCAAGACAGGAAGAACGGATCCAACGTAGAGACCAGATCCCCTTATCAAGGGATGAGGAGAGAAACCCAGTGAGAGAGCTGAGTCCTGAACCCCAGATTGATGAGAGACACCGCCTTCGGGAGCAAGGACCGGAACCCAGGGGTGATGACAGAAGACAAATTAGGGACCAGAGACCAACTTCAACAGAAGATGAGAGACTTGGAGTCAGAGACCAAACCCTAAGAGCAAGGCATGAGAGGAGACTCCAAGTAAGAGATGTGAGACCAGAAATTGGAGATGATGAGAGAAGCCAAGACAGGGAGCAGAGGCCAGCTCCAAGACAGGAAGAACGGATCCAACGTAGAGACCAGATCCCCTTATCAAGGGATGAGGAGAGAAACCCAGTGAGAGAGCTGAGTCCTGAACCCCAGATGGATGAGAGACACCACCTTAGGGAGCAAGGACCGGAACCCAGGGGTGATGACAGAAGACAAATTAGGGACCAGAGACCAACTTCAACAGAAGATGAGAGACTTGGAGTCAGAGACCAAACCCTAAGAGCAAGGGATGAGAGGAGACTCCAAGTAAGAGATGTGAGACCAGAAATTGTAGATGATGAGAGAAGCCAAGACAGGGAGCAGAGGCCAGCTCCAAGACAGAAGAACGGATCCAACGTAGAGACCAGATCCCCTTATCAAGGGATGAGGAGAGAAACCCAGTGA